AAATGACCAGTAGAGCTGTCGAGGTCATAAATAGTAGCTAATTATGTAGCCGGTAACGTGTAAATGTAGGTGCTGCAGTGTTGAAACTGCACAAAAATGGGaacattttttcctttttatatgttATGTTTGTGGGAATTGTTATAAAACAATTAGGCATTACATCACCTGcaggtgagtgtgtgactgTCCAAAGAATACGGACTGAAGTACTGATCTATTTTGTGTctcatacattttttatatttgtactgtacatatctTTTTTTCTACCAGTGATCAattttttaattctgtttttgtatgtgtatgtctgATTGTGTTTTTTCAAATCTGAAATGGCGTTGCAAGAGGTCCTTActtatgtttattttgtttaacttCATTCCATTCCTGCCCACATGCGACTGGGTGACTAActataaatgttgtttgtgtgtattaaaaaaagtgtacactgtgaggaacaaaacaaaccaatCACAAGCATTTAGATTCAGGGCTGAATTGAACTTTTCTACCTGCGAGTGCAGCTACAGCATGGCaacgtgtgtatatattttatgaGTCATCTTTTCGAGGCTTATTTAACAGCTGTAGAACTGAGAACACAAAAACTTAGTGTACTGTGAGCTTCCAGAGGACACATTTCAGTTGAATGTTCAACATCGCTACATTAGTCACAGCGTTGTTTCTGATTGACCTATTTTCAAATGAGATTTTGTTTCCAGACATTGCAACACTATTTGGGAAAAGCTGCACAAATGGCATCCGGATTGTCAAATTTTTCCAGGTCTTCCATGCCGATACGATGCAGTAATGTTTACATTCAGAACACGGGGTTTTCTTAAACCACTTACCGCCAACAATTCAGtctgcccttttttttttttgcacttgtTTCTATCATGTCTGAGTCCCTCCAAAGAATTTGGAGTATTTGACCAAGCAAATGTtgactgaataaaataaagtatctGTTTACTTAATTTGAGTGTCATCAGTTCCATTTTCATTTGCGGTATaaagtttcatgaaaacataaataattcCACTTCAGCATTTGATaccaaaaaatatttattataaataacaataaataacatcacattccatcaaataaatagataaataagtgtaataaatagataatatagataaatattGTGCAGTAAAAAGCTATACTTGTCAGTAGGTGTAAGTGATGGTGATAATAGTGATGAGGTTGCAGGATTTACTTCCTGTGGTCTCCTGAGGCGATGTAGCCCATGGCTCGGTTGATGGTGATGGTTCGGACATAGAAGCCCCTCATCATCTTAACCATTTCCTGCCTGTTACTGAAGGTGTCATTTCCCCACATATTGGCAGCATCTtcctaaaatacaaacataagaGGATAACATGAATACTCAAAGTTCACCTGCCCAATAATGTTCCAGCGTGCTTTGGAAACATCTTTACGAGGATGGATCTTGTATCAGTTTTCCTCTTAAAGACAGAACGATGAGGAGTAAATAGGGAACAAACTAAAGAGAAGGAACAGAAAGATACCTCTGATGAGTCGTTCTCTTCATTCGGCTTCAGGGAGCAGTTCTGTATAAACCAAAGAAGATTTCATCAggcaactttaaaatgttatttcccAGGAGATTTTCTCTCACTATCTGTTTGTACTCTCCCCACACATGCGTGATAAACACACCTTCCTCAGGCTCTTTATTATTTCCAGAGTTGGAGTCAGAAGTGCAACTTCTTCCTTAGGACTTCTGAGTGGGGAGTTCATGTAGGACTGAATAGCAGCAGCATAGTGATCCAAGTCCTTCATGATGTTCCCCAGACATTCACTCTGTAAAGACAAACAAGAACCAGGCTGCTTTATCAGAACGTAAAGAGAATAAGTTATTTTATGTATAAtggaaaatatattcaaaatattCCAATTCAGATGTGTATAATGGCagaataataacaaatgtaaagCTGTATTCAATGGATACTGGACTTCTAATGTATAGTGTTGTGTAACATACAGTAAGCCCCATAGTTCtagttaaaaaagaaatgttaactAAAGCTTACCTCACTGAAAGATGAGTTTCTTTGCAATATGCAGCTTGAGTTCTGTCgggtaaaaaaacatttgaaatatgaaCAATTTGTTTTACCGGTCAAGTCAGATTCCCATAAACATCTTGGGACCATACACTTAATGATATGACTTTATTATACCTagtctaaataaaaacaaaaatgaagagGCTCGAGTCTGTTTCCATAAATATGTCCAAAAACGATTGTATCCTCTTctagaaaatgtaaaagtatttacaACCCAATCATTGAGATCTACATTTTCCTTACACAACAAGTAAAGATAAGTCAAagacttgtttcttttacttttaataattaGGAATGTATATCACTCATAATCAACAAGAGTCACCTGAGTCAGAGTGGGTGCGCAGGCCAGTACTGTCTCAGTTTGACTTTTAACCACCATTTTATTAGCGGTAATGCCATAACAGAAAACGTCCTGTAATACAAAACAAGGGTATTCATTATTAACGAAGTGtgtaacagaaagaaagaaaacatacattacTACATTCTACAGTGAAATGTACTTACATTGCTGAGAAGCTCTGAGATATTCAGCAGGAGTGTCTTAAAGAGCAATGAGCAGTCACCGTACTTTTCTGCGCTCAGACCAGTGCGCACCGGGAGTCCTGTGGATGTGCGCCAGCTCAAggtcaacagcagcagcacacagctgGCGGAGTCTGCATGGCAAGAGAATAACAATCATCAACACCTACACCTTTTTGCAAGCATTCTAAAACAGTAGAAGAGTATGGAAAATAATCCTTTATCTTAAATCTTTGTTTCAGAGTCGCTAACTTACAGAAATTAAAGACTGCCATATTTCTGATCAGATAGATATCTCC
This genomic interval from Cottoperca gobio chromosome 13, fCotGob3.1, whole genome shotgun sequence contains the following:
- the il12a gene encoding interleukin-12 subunit alpha; this encodes MAVFNFYSASCVLLLLTLSWRTSTGLPVRTGLSAEKYGDCSLLFKTLLLNISELLSNDVFCYGITANKMVVKSQTETVLACAPTLTQNSSCILQRNSSFSESECLGNIMKDLDHYAAAIQSYMNSPLRSPKEEVALLTPTLEIIKSLRKNCSLKPNEENDSSEEDAANMWGNDTFSNRQEMVKMMRGFYVRTITINRAMGYIASGDHRK